From a region of the Phragmitibacter flavus genome:
- a CDS encoding phenylacetate--CoA ligase family protein translates to MTPFLSSPLWDTAAPEFWQEWQIRRLRDYLAHRVLPYSAHYRKLFEANHLSVHDLRTLDDMRKIPFSSKVDLTVPREQQREFVLIPDEKSLKREPRVILTALLRGRNFVKDKLDAEFRPVLLTSTTGRSSDPVPFVYTKHDLANLETSGRRLMEVGRSQKDYRHVNMFPFAPHLAFWQTHYAGTAFGTFVLSTGGGKTIGTDGNINIVEKIQPDILIGMPTFVYHVLSQAVAENRHWPNLKRIVLGGEKTPAGLRAKLRDLCGQLGALGVYVISTYAFTEAKMAWPECPTLPHEGSSGFHLYPDLGIVELVDPQTGDPVPPGSPGEIVYTPLDSRGTVVLRYRTGDIASGGLTWEPCPHCGRNAPRLLGPISRVSERRTLHLDKVKGTLVDFNVLDHLLDDMRGLGAWQIELRKRHDDPLDCDEIHLHVHSENRTPQQESTLRQQLNRRFQEVTELTPNAIHFHTLEEMRTLLGVGKLLKEEKLADHRPKPTTAQAVSS, encoded by the coding sequence ATGACACCCTTCCTTTCATCACCCCTGTGGGACACAGCAGCGCCTGAGTTCTGGCAAGAATGGCAGATCCGCCGCCTGCGCGACTACCTCGCCCACCGCGTCCTGCCCTACTCCGCCCACTACCGCAAACTCTTTGAGGCGAACCACCTCTCCGTGCACGATCTGCGCACCCTCGACGACATGCGCAAAATTCCCTTCAGCAGCAAAGTCGACCTCACCGTCCCCCGCGAACAACAACGCGAGTTCGTCCTCATCCCCGACGAAAAATCCCTCAAACGCGAACCGCGTGTGATCCTCACCGCCCTGCTGCGCGGTCGCAACTTCGTCAAAGACAAACTCGACGCCGAGTTCCGCCCCGTGCTCCTCACCAGCACCACCGGTCGCAGCAGCGACCCCGTCCCGTTTGTCTACACCAAACACGACCTCGCCAATCTCGAAACCTCCGGACGTCGCCTCATGGAAGTGGGCCGCAGTCAAAAAGACTACCGCCACGTCAACATGTTCCCCTTCGCCCCCCACCTCGCCTTCTGGCAAACCCACTACGCCGGCACCGCCTTCGGCACCTTCGTCCTCTCCACCGGCGGCGGCAAAACCATCGGCACCGACGGCAACATCAACATTGTCGAAAAAATCCAGCCCGACATCCTCATCGGCATGCCCACGTTTGTCTACCACGTCCTCTCCCAGGCCGTGGCCGAAAACCGTCACTGGCCCAACCTCAAACGCATCGTCCTCGGCGGCGAAAAAACCCCCGCCGGATTGCGCGCGAAACTACGCGACCTCTGCGGCCAGCTCGGCGCCCTCGGCGTTTATGTCATCAGCACCTACGCCTTCACCGAAGCCAAAATGGCCTGGCCTGAATGCCCCACCCTTCCCCATGAAGGCTCCAGTGGTTTCCACCTCTATCCCGACCTCGGCATCGTCGAACTCGTCGACCCCCAAACCGGCGACCCCGTCCCCCCCGGCAGCCCCGGCGAAATCGTCTACACCCCCCTCGACTCACGCGGCACCGTCGTCCTTCGTTACCGCACCGGCGACATCGCCAGCGGCGGCCTCACCTGGGAACCCTGCCCCCACTGCGGACGCAATGCCCCACGACTCCTCGGCCCCATCTCCCGCGTCAGCGAACGCCGCACCCTTCACCTTGACAAGGTCAAAGGCACCCTCGTCGACTTCAACGTCCTCGACCACCTGCTCGACGACATGCGCGGCCTCGGAGCCTGGCAGATCGAACTCCGCAAACGTCACGACGACCCCCTCGACTGCGACGAAATCCATCTCCACGTCCATTCCGAAAATCGCACGCCGCAGCAAGAGTCCACCCTTCGCCAGCAGCTCAACCGTCGATTCCAGGAAGTCACCGAACTCACCCCCAACGCCATCCACTTCCACACCCTGGAAGAAATGCGCACCCTCCTCGGCGTCGGCAAACTCCTCAAAGAAGAAAAACTCGCCGACCACCGTCCCAAACCCACCACCGCCCAGGCGGTTTCCTCATAA
- a CDS encoding thiolase family protein, producing the protein MTPLFIFDGTRTPFTRAGTTLADLSAVDLARAAVTALFTRTGFNPALIDETIFGCVASPADAANLSRIIALRAGVPKEKPAMTVNRNCASGLQAIATAQEKLASGNGSLFLVGGVESMSQMPLLFRHEAAIKFAMLSRAKTVGTRTRALAAFRPQDFMPLLALKMGLTDPIAALNMGETAEILAREFRISRDAQDAFAVRSHLNAAANQTHLATEITPVYAGTQKVRAITEDNGVRPDSSLEKPAKLPAIFDPLMGSVTAGNSSQITDGAVALLVGDESHAYTFKSDPLGRVVSQAFTGCDPARMGLGPVKAIELALQRAGWKLDDVDLIEINEAFAAQTLAVLKCLRDKSAAQRAGLSTPLGEIDSDRLNPQGGSIALGHPVGASGARLILTALKQLQRTHKKRALVTLCVGGGQGAALCLERE; encoded by the coding sequence ATGACTCCCTTATTCATCTTCGACGGCACCCGCACCCCCTTCACCCGTGCCGGAACCACCCTCGCCGACCTCAGCGCTGTCGACCTCGCCCGCGCTGCCGTCACCGCCCTCTTCACCCGCACCGGCTTCAACCCTGCGCTCATCGACGAAACCATCTTCGGCTGCGTCGCCTCACCCGCCGACGCCGCCAACCTCAGCCGCATCATCGCCCTCCGTGCCGGTGTCCCCAAAGAAAAACCCGCCATGACCGTCAACCGCAACTGCGCCAGCGGATTGCAGGCCATCGCCACCGCCCAGGAAAAACTCGCCTCCGGCAACGGCAGCCTTTTTCTCGTCGGCGGCGTCGAAAGCATGTCCCAGATGCCTCTGCTCTTCCGACACGAAGCCGCCATCAAATTTGCCATGCTCTCCCGAGCCAAAACCGTCGGCACCCGCACCCGCGCCCTCGCCGCCTTCCGACCTCAAGACTTCATGCCCCTGCTCGCCCTTAAGATGGGCCTCACCGATCCCATCGCCGCCCTCAACATGGGTGAAACCGCCGAGATCCTCGCCCGCGAATTCCGCATCAGTCGCGACGCCCAGGACGCCTTCGCCGTCCGCTCCCACCTCAACGCCGCCGCCAACCAAACCCACCTCGCTACCGAAATCACCCCCGTCTACGCTGGCACCCAAAAAGTCCGCGCCATCACCGAAGACAATGGTGTCCGACCCGACAGCTCCCTCGAAAAACCCGCCAAACTCCCCGCCATCTTCGATCCCCTCATGGGCAGCGTCACCGCCGGCAACTCCTCGCAAATCACCGACGGAGCCGTCGCTCTTCTCGTCGGCGACGAATCCCATGCCTACACCTTCAAGTCCGATCCCCTCGGCCGCGTTGTCAGTCAGGCCTTCACCGGCTGCGACCCCGCCCGCATGGGACTCGGACCCGTCAAAGCCATCGAGCTCGCCCTCCAACGCGCTGGATGGAAACTCGACGATGTCGACCTCATCGAAATCAACGAAGCCTTCGCCGCCCAGACCCTCGCCGTGCTTAAATGCCTCCGCGACAAATCCGCCGCCCAACGCGCCGGCCTCTCCACTCCCCTCGGCGAAATCGACAGCGACCGACTCAACCCTCAAGGCGGCTCCATCGCCCTCGGCCACCCCGTCGGAGCCAGCGGTGCCCGCCTCATCCTCACCGCCCTCAAACAACTCCAGCGCACCCACAAAAAACGCGCCCTCGTCACCCTCTGCGTCGGCGGCGGCCAGGGAGCAGCCCTCTGCCTTGAGAGGGAATGA